AACACTAtaacaatactaaaattatttcaaacaaagctaataaagaaaaagatttcTAAAAACAGCAATATTGAACACATTTTCTTATGATCCAGAACTGTCATTATTTGGACACCATGCTAGCATTCAACTAAATTAGATTACCATAAACAACAAAGTTATCACTctaaatttttactttaattgccTTTTCAAGTATTAAAACTCCAATTACCTtcaataattaagttaaataacTTGTGCAAACTAACTTGCATGATCAATGGGAGGATATAACTCGATAGCTATTCtttcttactttcttttttctgtgATAAATCAATATCTTTTTCTAATTATGGTTATAAAATAGGACAAGAGTATATtttgtcaaataatatagatttAGACTTATCTAATGAGTAAAAGTTCTACAAAGAGtacgagtaatttttataaatacccattggatttttattaattattctcCATTCAAGTAAACACtttgaagtaaaaataatactatttgtacatcatttttattatattgcttCTGTGTTGACTAATAAAAGGAAAACGCCCATTTTATCATACACGCCTCTTTTATTTcccaagaaaaaataaagtagaagaatCACTTCTTTTGACTTCTGAGAGTTTAAAGAGTCCTTTTACCCAAACATCAAGGTTATGTTTATCATCTATCTATGCATAACGCTCCAGATATATGCAAAAGTTGACTTAATTTGGTCGTCCACAAACACATAATGCAAATCGAAGTATACACTAAgctgtttttaatttcttattaatcATTTACACTGTGCTAGTTTAGGAGCCTACCTTGGATATACGCTTGATTGAAACTAGCATTCCCTTCTctcaccttttcttcttcataaCTCGCATACTGTGTTATTGTTTATTGTAGACCCACCCTTGTATCGGACATAATATCCCTTCTCGAATTGGTTTAGGACAACCACAAATTAGGCACATCGATGGGTGCGCCAAAGAACCAAAAAAAGGTCCTAGTAATGATATTCAAATAAACAGAAACAGTTAATAGACacagttttcatttttcattgcaTAGAAGCAAAACCCTTGGTAAAGTAACCAGAATTAAACTGCTATCGACAGATTCATAGTAACATTTTTTAAACGGGAACATAGGAGCAAAGCACCTTTCTCCATACTAAATAACCTCTACATCAAGGAAAGGCATATCAAGCTTCAAGTAATCTTGCTAGTTGCAATATTCCTCGTTTTAAAGTTCATAGCTTCAACACAGACTGCAAAATTGTTCTTTTACAACGTGAAATACTGCAATTCTTAGTTTTACTCTTGCAGATTTCTTAACGTCCATAAAAAAACTAGAACCAGGCTTCGAAAACCATTGTTTAAAAAGGGTAAGTGACAACACTATACAGAAAAAGGAAGCTCTGCACAATTGTTAACTAAGAAAAAATGTTGAGTTTCGAATTATAGTTACACCAGCATGGAAAGGACTAAAGATATCTCGGTAGAACAAAGCAAATGTAACGTTTGGCTGGGACCATGGTCTGTAGTGACTCACATGTAATAAAGTTTGATTAATTGATATCAAGGAAAAGTAAAAGCACTCGACCACGGCTATCGTGTTGTACTCAAAACTACAACTTATGATAAGCAGCAAAACCAGGTGGCACGAGCCCACCTTGCTACCCCTTTTTCAGGAACGCATAACATGCCAAAAATTCAAGTGCAAATGCTCCCAAATTATAAGACCCCCAACCTCACACCACCAATCAGCCACCCTTTTGCAGCATAAagacagaaaaagaaaacacgCCTAGTCCAAAGGCAAACAAAGCACAAATTTCACTGGCGCCATATATCTATCAGTCACGCCTTTTTCTGGCAATAAACCAAAACATAACACCATGAACAAAATCAATGTCACCAACACAACCACCATCacatatatgtttaaaaattaaaattcttgttATTATTAAGAGTAACTGAAGAAAGAACCATCATATTGACTGTAAAAAAGAAAGATGCAGCTGCAGCAGCTGCAGGTGCTGTTATACCAACCAAGTAACCAGTAACCAAAGTAACCAACCATCAAGAATACATAGGCAGCATGTGTAGTTTTACACAAACAAATGCACCAAATGTAACTAACTAACTAATAGCATCAAACCAAAGACCACCTTCAACTTTTCAATACAGCCGGAGAACGCTCCTGGCTATAGAATGTGCCTGGTTCGACCTTCCTTTCCCGGACCCGTTTCTCCGGCCGCCCAAGTAGAGCCTCAGGAGACCATTGTTATCGATGCTGTTTGGCGAGTATCTTGCACTCCGGTTCCTCTCCAACCCAACAAACTCATCCTTCCCCttccttccaccaccaccaagcCCATTCCCCTGCACATCACTCTTCCTCATACTCACACTTCCAAACCCTCCACCACCTAAACCCTGCCCATTCCTCCAACTCACACTGCTATTACTCCTCATCATCTTCGGATTAAAACCACCACCTCTAACATCCCCATTTCTCTCCCCACCTCGATACTCCTGCCATGACTCTGAGTACGACCTCTCCACGCCATTCCCATTCCCATTTCCATTCCCTCCACCATCCTCCTCCTTACTCCCTCTCCGGTGAATCAATCCCCATATACTCCACGCCTTGCTCCACCGGCTCGATGACTTCTTGGAAGCCCCTTTCTCACAACCATCATCCCTCAAAGAATTCGAATTCAAATTGGAGTCCCTCAAGGGATTGTGCACATAATCAGCAGAAGCAGCAGGAGTAACCTTAGCATTAGTAGTAGCACTGGCATTCGAAACACTCTTCAACTCGTCCATTTCAGCAACAACAGCAGCAGCAGTCCTTCTAATTGAATTAGACCTATCAAGACTCTTCCTCCTCCGCGAGGAAGAGTCCGAATAATACTCCCTCGTCTGATTAGAACCACCAGGGAGATTAGGATTAGCATTAACATTATGATTAacactaaaattaatattttgattaagaTTAAGAGTGAGAGTCTCCTCATATTCAGGCTCCTCCACGGGAATAAGGGAATCGGTCCTGAGAACCTGAACTGGCGCCGGCGCGTCTTCGATCATCGTAGGCATCCTCGGAGGAACGGCGAAAGTAGGCGCAGTCCTAGCCATTAAATAACCGTCCCAGGAGGCGCGCGGCTCCTCGAAATCGAACGACATTCGCGCGGCGTCGAGCGAGAAGCGCGGATCGGTGTCGCAGGAGCGGCGGCCGAAGCCGTAGTCGGCGATCTCCGACTGCGTTTCGCGGAATTGGCGAGAAATGGGCTTCTCGACAGGGAGCAGAGTGCCGGAGCCCACAACGACGCCGTTCCGCTCAcgcttcttcatcttctgctTCTGCCTCCACTTCTGAAGCTTCTTGCTGAAGACCGAAGCAGCGGACCAGAAACTTCCCTTAAGGTCTCGACCAGAGGTTTTCTTCGTTTGTGAGTCCAGATCCATGTGGTCCTTCATCGCCTTCAGAGCCTCTTCGTCTGCCACGTCAGCTTCTGCGGGTTCAGGAACTGTTTCTGATTCCTCTTCTACGATTTCTGAAACTCTAGTTTCCGCGTGAGCTGGTTGGGGTTGAGGAGATTCGGGAACTTTAATGTCGGTTACGTCGTGAACGACAATGTTGTCTTTTTCTTCGTCGCCTTCGTCGTCGTCTTCCTCTTCGGACTCGAGGACGGGTTTCTGAACCACGGAGGAGGAGGGGAGGTGGCGCGTTTCGACTTCTGCTTCCTGGTTGAAGAGGGTGAAAAGGGTGCTGCGACCTCTTACGTCGCAGGATTTTCTCTGCGGTTCGAAGAAACCGGAAAGGGCTTCGTTTTTGGAGGCGGAGAACGACTTCGTGCGGCGGAGCTCCGGGAGGGAGGATGGAGGAGGGCGGCGCGAGGCGACGGAGGAGCGGAAGATGGTCTTAAGGGCGGCAGCGGCGGCGGAGGAGCTCGGAGGCTTGCGTGCGGCGgcggaagaagatgaagagttggGATCGAGCACGGCGAGGCGCTCGCAGAGGCATGAAGGGCAGAAGCCGGTGAAGTTCTCCTGAGGGTGGCGGTCGCAGGAGGTGGAGGGGCGGTGAGGCTGGAGCTGAGGCGGCGGTGGTGGTAGCGACGGCGGTGGCAACGAAGGCGGTGGGGGTTGAGTGGTAGTAGGATTCATGAATGGTAGTGTGAGATAGTAACGAGTGTGGTCATGTTACACTTGAATAACAagtagaagaagatgaagaaggtaTTAGGGAGTGTTTGTTTGTGAGTAAATAACTAACTCCGTGAGAGTGAAAAAATGGAGTGAGGAATTGAGAGAAGGGTGTTCTGTGTGTGACAGAGAAAGGAGCATAGAGAAAgacagagaaagagagagaaggaacTGTTTGGTTCCAACGGACACAGAGAAAGTGAAGTGcgagagagagatagagagagatagagagagagggACTGACTGAaggaaattaaatataaatataaaatcaaaaagGAAAACGTATACTCTGCTCGGTATTAATTAATACAGCCATTTTTTTATTGCTTACTACATTACTCACcttattatacaaatatatatatatatatatatataatacactAATACAGTTTTAGTCTTCAAATTTCCATATACGTTagttatttaatgtttaaatgttTATGTCATTAATATGCTATAACTAAatacatcaaaataaattaagtcaAATGTAACGATGATGAAAAGAATATATTCATCATTCATTACTAGTTATTATGCCAtgaaaaatattagtatttttgGTTATAGTTAGTTTAGAATAATTATAGTTGATTTGAAGCTAAATTAATTTGTTCTAGTAAAATTGATGATTTCACGTAAGATTTTtctttaaagtaattttaatcaTAAGCTGTTTATAAAAGATGTGTAGGAAATTAGAgcattattttaagtaattatttaatctgttatatgttttttttaggtaatatatttgattgaatATATCTGAGTATTCGTGTGTTTTTGCTTGTCTGCAGGAAGAAGTGGCGCATTTATTATATAAGATATTCTTAAGAATGCCTCTAAtgttataattctttttatccTGGGTTATTAAATGTATGCCACATTAAGTGCATGAGTTATTACTCTCTTTTATTACTAtgttttttatgaatatattttattgtgcTATCAGTTGGTATTAGGAGTCTTTGAATGGGaagtttcctttttttaataaaaataaagtgaatgATAATAAATggcatttaaaataaattgtaaataaataataatgttagTTAAAATAATGTTAGCAAAACGCATTAAATTTATGTGTAAGTTGTATTTATGATATATCCATACTCTAACTTGGTTATGTATTCGTGTCTCATACAtcttttacttaaatatttaaagatattttaccaatacttataaataatttataatagtttatattgacattttatatatatataattctaatttagatttataaataaaaagtatatatttattatatttttaagaataactaTACACTTTTTAATAGGtatatatcatttattatttttaaaataaatatattagagATATCGAATAGTCGTCATATTTAATGTATAGTATGTATTTTCTAATTTGTTATTTCCATTCATTAAATAAAGATATGTTTTCGATGAGGACTCATGTTATATTTGTATGAATTAATTAAAgtgatagttttaaaaatattaaagattaaagtagaaaatcactttttagtgtaaagaatatttttaataaaccaCTTTGTTacttaaaaaaagtaaagaacaTAGTAAAAACAATTACAGCACTATCTAATTCTAAATTGCTATATATCCAATaagcttatttttttttaatattacatataattataaaagcaTAAAACAGTCCTGGTTTTAGAGATAAATTCCTgcttattatattaaaagttattttatatagaaaataaatagcaacatttaaataaaatgtaattattttattatatatatatatatatatatatatatatatatatataattgccTTATTTCTACTAAATaattatgtttgattttgtttctaaaatatataatcaatttagtttaatttttttaactttttaaaattattctaattaattttttctatttttaacattaaaccAACTATAACtaataatacaaataagaaaagttataaaaaattatatttaacattgATGTTTGgaattcttaaaaagaaaaaaaatgatttttataataaaactcgAGTAATATagagatttttattttcttttttctcttttagaaCAACCCctccatttttttctcttatctatattttaagaatgagtaaaagaaaagaaaaacttggtCACAGttgtttttctctctcattgAGTTTCTTTTTGTCgtataattttttgtatgtctttcactttcctttttctctttttctttttcctgtttgaagttcctttttgtttttcggttttctttttctccatAAGACTCCGAATCCTCCCACTTGGTTATGCTTGTTAAGCAAAAGAAGGTGTGGTTCCATCAGTATCCCAAACACAAAGGTACGTACCCAAACCCCACCTCACACCATACCCAA
This sequence is a window from Vigna angularis cultivar LongXiaoDou No.4 chromosome 2, ASM1680809v1, whole genome shotgun sequence. Protein-coding genes within it:
- the LOC108327713 gene encoding protein OCTOPUS translates to MNPTTTQPPPPSLPPPSLPPPPPQLQPHRPSTSCDRHPQENFTGFCPSCLCERLAVLDPNSSSSSAAARKPPSSSAAAAALKTIFRSSVASRRPPPSSLPELRRTKSFSASKNEALSGFFEPQRKSCDVRGRSTLFTLFNQEAEVETRHLPSSSVVQKPVLESEEEDDDEGDEEKDNIVVHDVTDIKVPESPQPQPAHAETRVSEIVEEESETVPEPAEADVADEEALKAMKDHMDLDSQTKKTSGRDLKGSFWSAASVFSKKLQKWRQKQKMKKRERNGVVVGSGTLLPVEKPISRQFRETQSEIADYGFGRRSCDTDPRFSLDAARMSFDFEEPRASWDGYLMARTAPTFAVPPRMPTMIEDAPAPVQVLRTDSLIPVEEPEYEETLTLNLNQNINFSVNHNVNANPNLPGGSNQTREYYSDSSSRRRKSLDRSNSIRRTAAAVVAEMDELKSVSNASATTNAKVTPAASADYVHNPLRDSNLNSNSLRDDGCEKGASKKSSSRWSKAWSIWGLIHRRGSKEEDGGGNGNGNGNGVERSYSESWQEYRGGERNGDVRGGGFNPKMMRSNSSVSWRNGQGLGGGGFGSVSMRKSDVQGNGLGGGGRKGKDEFVGLERNRSARYSPNSIDNNGLLRLYLGGRRNGSGKGRSNQAHSIARSVLRLY